A genomic segment from Leptolyngbya boryana PCC 6306 encodes:
- a CDS encoding FTR1 family iron permease has translation MLSTFVITLREGVEAALVVGIVLAYLNKANRSYLNPWVYAGIAAGILASVAIGTIFIGTLSSLDTTNQLYLKPLLEAIFGLIAIALLSWMLIWMTRQAKSLKGEVEHELDRAIQTNAAWGIFGIIFFAVLREGFETVVFIAAQFQQGGSPVIGAIGGLCGATIIGILLFKLGIKINLKQFFQVMGIFLLLIVSGLVIGVLAHLNKSLVLNPNFPCNQDSCILGGLIWDTSQVLPQKQFPGVILHTLFGYVDRFYWAEAIAYFTFLATVGTLYLRSLTEPKQAVPLESP, from the coding sequence ATGCTTTCGACGTTTGTGATTACCCTGCGAGAAGGTGTAGAAGCTGCTCTCGTTGTCGGAATTGTGTTGGCGTATCTGAACAAAGCGAATCGCTCGTATCTGAATCCTTGGGTTTACGCTGGCATTGCAGCAGGAATTCTCGCAAGCGTTGCAATTGGAACCATATTTATTGGAACGTTATCGAGTTTAGACACGACTAATCAACTGTATTTAAAACCATTGCTCGAAGCGATATTTGGACTGATCGCGATCGCGCTTTTAAGTTGGATGCTGATCTGGATGACCCGACAAGCAAAATCCTTAAAAGGTGAAGTCGAACACGAACTCGATCGCGCCATTCAAACCAATGCCGCTTGGGGCATTTTTGGCATTATCTTTTTTGCAGTTCTGCGAGAAGGCTTTGAAACTGTTGTGTTTATCGCTGCCCAATTTCAGCAAGGTGGCTCACCTGTGATTGGTGCAATTGGTGGACTCTGTGGGGCGACGATCATCGGGATTTTATTGTTCAAACTCGGCATTAAAATCAATCTCAAGCAGTTCTTCCAAGTCATGGGAATCTTTTTACTCTTGATTGTTTCGGGCTTAGTGATTGGAGTACTCGCACATCTGAATAAAAGTTTAGTGCTCAATCCAAACTTCCCCTGTAATCAAGATTCTTGCATTTTAGGCGGCTTGATTTGGGATACTTCGCAAGTCCTACCTCAAAAACAATTTCCGGGCGTGATTTTGCATACCTTGTTTGGTTATGTCGATCGCTTTTACTGGGCAGAAGCGATCGCATACTTCACCTTCTTAGCAACAGTTGGAACCCTCTACCTCAGAAGCCTTACGGAACCAAAACAGGCAGTGCCTTTGGAATCACCTTGA
- a CDS encoding Uma2 family endonuclease produces MTQAKPRFRTIEEYLDYDDGTDTRYELVNGELVEMPPEMPINNLIVSFLFATFLRIGIPHYRLVIGHQVVTSSTKVTARQPDLVVHTEESVSAILSGSRVLQAEMPPPLLVVEVVSNSEGDKRSRDRDYVEKRKEYALRGIAEYWIIDPNRSAVTVLALNGDEYQEMGCFQDNHCIVSPVFPALEITAKQILQAGM; encoded by the coding sequence ATGACTCAAGCCAAGCCGAGATTTAGAACGATCGAGGAATATCTTGACTATGACGACGGGACAGACACCCGTTACGAGTTAGTGAATGGAGAATTAGTCGAGATGCCGCCGGAAATGCCGATTAACAATTTGATTGTTAGTTTTCTGTTTGCGACATTTTTACGGATCGGAATTCCTCATTATCGATTGGTGATTGGTCATCAGGTTGTAACAAGTTCAACTAAGGTCACAGCACGACAGCCCGATCTAGTTGTGCATACAGAAGAATCTGTCTCTGCGATTTTGAGCGGAAGTCGAGTGTTGCAAGCTGAGATGCCACCGCCCTTGCTAGTGGTTGAAGTTGTCTCTAACAGCGAAGGAGACAAACGATCGCGCGATCGCGATTACGTTGAGAAACGCAAAGAGTATGCGCTGCGGGGAATTGCTGAATATTGGATCATCGATCCGAATCGTAGTGCTGTGACCGTACTCGCGCTGAATGGGGATGAATATCAAGAAATGGGCTGTTTTCAAGATAATCATTGCATCGTTTCTCCGGTATTTCCAGCACTAGAAATCACTGCAAAACAAATCTTACAGGCTGGAATGTGA